The following are encoded in a window of Candidatus Woesearchaeota archaeon genomic DNA:
- a CDS encoding ROK family protein, translating to MTYQLVLDVGGTNTFVGVIEIKQKKPVLVYTNHHLTSSIKSFTSFFTPLVSYLQQKYHLRSCVIGAAGIIKDTKVSLVNANIIFDTKLLSKKTNLSINLINDFQALALGIQFLDKKDFLVVHKGNHVEHGTKAVIGAGTGLGKAILIYDQSKESYNSLPSEGGHGNLPLENVFDNELADYIKTHTKKQDYQEYPLSYEDVLSGRGLEILYAFMKETEFKQYKTLPEKLSAAEIAESQGKNPCSKKAMKLFVHYYARCSRNFALEVLPNGGLYLAGGIATHNPEIFTKYDFIKEFQKHAHPHYQTFLKRIPILVVKNNLISLLGAGSINEK from the coding sequence ATGACTTACCAACTTGTTCTCGATGTTGGCGGCACTAATACTTTTGTGGGTGTTATTGAGATTAAACAAAAAAAACCAGTGCTGGTGTACACTAACCATCATTTGACTTCATCAATCAAAAGCTTTACTTCTTTTTTTACCCCTCTTGTTTCATATCTGCAGCAAAAATATCATCTCAGGAGCTGTGTTATTGGTGCAGCAGGAATAATCAAAGACACAAAAGTTTCATTAGTTAATGCCAATATCATTTTTGACACTAAACTCTTATCCAAAAAAACAAATCTTTCCATTAATCTTATCAATGATTTTCAAGCTTTAGCCTTAGGTATTCAGTTTCTCGACAAAAAAGATTTTCTTGTAGTGCACAAAGGAAATCACGTTGAACATGGCACCAAAGCAGTCATAGGAGCAGGCACTGGTTTAGGCAAGGCAATATTAATATATGATCAATCAAAAGAAAGTTATAATTCACTGCCAAGTGAAGGAGGGCATGGAAATTTGCCTTTGGAAAATGTGTTTGATAATGAACTTGCTGATTATATCAAAACTCATACAAAAAAACAAGACTATCAAGAATATCCTTTAAGTTATGAAGACGTACTTTCTGGCAGAGGATTAGAAATATTATATGCATTTATGAAAGAAACAGAATTTAAACAATATAAAACATTACCGGAAAAATTATCAGCAGCTGAAATAGCAGAAAGTCAAGGAAAAAATCCTTGCAGTAAAAAAGCAATGAAACTTTTTGTTCATTATTATGCGCGTTGCTCTAGAAATTTTGCTTTAGAGGTTCTTCCTAACGGAGGATTATATTTGGCTGGAGGAATAGCAACACATAATCCAGAAATATTTACTAAGTATGATTTCATAAAAGAATTTCAAAAACACGCTCATCCTCACTATCAAACATTCTTGAAACGCATTCCTATTCTTGTTGTTAAAAATAATCTGATTAGTCTATTAGGAGCTGGAAGCATAAACGAAAAATAA